The following nucleotide sequence is from Amia ocellicauda isolate fAmiCal2 chromosome 14, fAmiCal2.hap1, whole genome shotgun sequence.
GCACTAATCTGGCTGACACACAGGCCACTTGTTTCTGTGATATCCACCATTTGTTCATAGATAGCTCTGCTGGTTTCATGGGGGTCTTCGTAAAATTCCAAAAGCCCATATTTAACACCCTCGTCTTTGTGGACACATTGGACTGGAGTTTGATGCGTCAGAACAGACAGACAAATGTGGGGTATGTTTCAGTTCAGTAGTTAAACGCTCCTGGCTGTAAGGCGCTAGGACATTTTGAACTAAAGCTTCGCTTTTTGTTCTTCCACATGACATTTATGTGGCAATCCTCGAATCATGAAAGATTTTCGCACTTACTTTATTGCCACAATCCATAGATAAGTAGCTGTGGCCGTGAAGCACTCCGTGGTTTGCACTGGTAAGCTCCGCACTGCTATCCTGTCTTCCTCTGGTGAACATTGCAATGGctagatttttgtgtttgcttaATACAAAACTCTGGTGCTTCTTTGTTTTACCATGATTTTCCAGCGCTGTTTTCCCTTCATATTTAACTGAAATTTTGGCGGGACACAAAACACAGGTGGCGGAGAACGGGTCTCATTGGGTGGGCCTTACCCAATCAGAAAAGTTGTCTCTTTTGTTGTACGTTGTTAAACGTTTTTTCTTTGACGCTGCTGGCTcgtctgattttgttttgtcgTCTTCCTCGTCAGTCTCTCCCCCCATTTCATAAAATcgacaaaataaatagaaagttTTTAAAATGCTAGCTATCAACTGGACTTACAACTTCACATGGTGGGATTGTGGATGTGGATGAGCGCGGCAGACCAAGTACTAGACGTCACGTAAGCTTTCTTATTTCTGCTGCCAATCAAATAAAAGAATACACATGGCCAACCTTCGCTGTGTTTTACCCGTTTACAAGATATATCCAGGAAGACAACAGAATAGCAGTAGAAGGAAACCAAacaatattgatttattatttctttgaaACTATGAAATTCTAATTTCGATgtacattttaacaaaaaaggGACAGTTTGTGTCCCGGGAAGGAATATTATTTTTCCGGGACATTCGCTCAAAAAAGAGAACAATCCCGGGAAAACTGGGACGAGTGGCAACCCTAGCTGTGACCAGTAGTACATATTGCATATTTCTGTTGCAGCTGCTGAATAGTATATGATCTCTGGTTTATTCTTGATTGCAATTTTCGGGAAaacacaaaaggaaacaaaaattcCTTACCATATTGTTCTTTACGGATCCTCTTCTGAGTGGCAAAGTGAACTCTTCATGAGAGCACTGTGGGGAAATTACAATGAGGAAAACAATTCCCCTTTTTATTACTTTAACCCCTGTTTCATATCATTTTCCCCCACGTTCCCCCCCCCATGCAATTTTCCCCCCAATCTGGCAACCCTGCTCCCACAATGCACCGTTTCGTAACACGAATGTTCCCATGTAAATTAGGCAGAGTTGACTATCTTATTTAAATAGAGGATATTTAGCGCCCCCTACTGAAAaggtcacagtgagctcagtgtgatGTCTTTATAGCTAATTTCGGGCAGTTTCTATCTATGATAGTACAGGGATTGAAGTTCTCCGTTGCTACGACTGATTTCCAGGGTTCCCGCGGGTCCTTAAAATGTCTTCAATTCAGTTTTCATAATTTTAAGGCCGTAAAAAGTCTTACATTTCTCAAATAGTGTAAAAAATGTCTTAATGTTTGTTTGTAGAGGTCTTAAATTTAGGAATAGACAGCAGACGAGGTAGATTCACACTGCTGGGGGTCTGATCACAGTACGGAGTGCAGCGACAGCAGGTCCTCTCTCCACTCTTAGTGCTCTGTATCACTCCGCTCCAGCGCCACTCCGGGTTTTCCATTCCCTGCTCCGTGTTCACTCCATTATACAACTctaaagttattttatttgttatttcttatatCACGAACGTCAACACAAAATCTATAATACTATACTACTAAACTACTTTGGGTAAAATGTCATGCTTTATTGAAACAATGCGAACAAACAAGGTTCACGTCATTAAGGAAAATATAGGATGTAAAAGAGAAGTAAGAATATGTGAAAAGGTATAGACAGATTTTTGGAGATCCCTCGCAACATTTTGTATTCTTCTATATGTTGTACACAGTTGTAtacttacattttattaaataattggaatgtatgtatttatttattattattattattggaaacTTAAGCTTCTTTTCTTTGACAATTTTACTTGAGCATGGAGATTGGCCACCAGTGAGTACACGGGTCCACTTAAACTGGTATACACAGTAGgtttacacacacataaacatacacagtgtgtgtgtgtgtgtgtgtgtattttgaacgacagtgtatatatatgggtGGTGTCCAACTGGACTGATTCTGGATTGTAGAGGTGGGCCACCTGGACCAAAAATGCCAGGGATGATTTTTTGTCCCAGTCCAGCCCTGACTACAGTCACACAAACTCATTatctataatgaaatacatacagAGGGACCTGTTGgcaaaaatactttatttaaagCTGCACAAtctcttctgtgtgtgtgtgtgtgtctgtgttgtgggagagagggagagagagaagagagatagatagtaaaaaagaaagggagaaagagtCGGGAGAAGATAAAAAGGACTACTTGATTACTACAGTTTTCATATTCTTTTATGTAAAAACTGAGATTATATTGTGCACTAACTATATAAAGTGACAATACAGATGCATAAAAGGAGATCCACAGCATTATGCAGATGCTATAATGTTACTATAATGTTAGCCATAATGTGCATTAATGTCATTAATGTCAGTGCCACTTATATACAGTTTGGAACAGCATGTTGCTTGAAAAAAAATTACTAAGGGTTTGAATGGATTGAGTCCTGCACATGTTAACAAGCTAGCTAGCCATCATAACCTCAAACCAGCCTTGCTTGAGTCCTTAACTCTAACTGTTACTACTTCAAATATATGAAATGCTGCATACTGTATCAACATTGACGCTTAGTTAATTAATGCTTCATAGCAATAACGTATCCTTTACAGTGTTGCCTACTTAGTTTGGGTACGTGGCTGTAGTGAGATTTTGATGCCATGGGCTTAATCATGCGAACGAGCAGGATATTTGGACTCAATTCAGGGTCCCCTCATCTCCGTCTCTCTTTTAGCTtctaaaaatacatcaataagcTCAACCAGAATAACAGAGTTGATAAGTCTTTCTTGAAAACATACATAGTATTAGTAGCTAACTAACTAGTTGCATAGAACAAACGATTGCCATTGTTTAGTGTTGCTTTCTTTCTTCTCTCAGGCCGTTCACTTAAGGCTATATATCTTAACGTTAACTAAGTtagatttattcaaaacaaatattatatagTTAGTGTATAGCAAACACCCTGggttacttaattaattaatgattgtTAGTTGtcctagggccggattaaataaaaactttgacccacccgctaatagaaaactactcagttgcggctgcatttttaatacgaagccactttcttctaatcagaaatttcaccgctatgatgtacaggtttgtagtttctATTAACGGGTGGGAAaacgttttgatttaatccggcccctagaCACATACCTTGGTTCATGCCAGGTCAGTTGGAAATTGGACTGTGTCTGGATTGCTTGATCCCGGCCGGCTGTGAACTTGAGCAGCTGTCCAGTCAACAGAAATCAGCATCAGCACCGATCAGAGTAATTTAAGATGCAGCTCCATGGAAACACCCGCTGTGAGGATAGACCAGATGTTTTCAACTCCTGATTATACAGTTAAATAGcgatgattgttttttttttttgttttttttgtgtggcagCAATATGCTTCCATAATAGAtagactttaaaaaataataataattaccgaGGTTCAGACCTCGGTGACCTCATAGCTGGCTACGGCCCTGACTGTTGACCTGGATTTCTACAGGTTTTATAGCGTCCTTGTGTCTCTGAGGCTGGTTACCGTGTCCTGCTTTCTCCCCTCATACCTGCGTGAGAACAAGAGACAAAGTTCATCTCCATGTTCATCTGTGACTTTCAATTCTGCTCTAATAACTTCACTATTGTCACCTGCAGTCCTGCTGGGCCCGTTTGGCCGAGGGGCGCTGGTCTGGGTTACTGGAAAACAGCCCCCACTCGGAGGATCCAGCTGCAGTGGTCGACGCGGCTGCATTTCCCTTAGAAAAACACAAGCACTGCTGCCGCTGCTCGCCATTTGCAATTGGGTTTTTATAGATTCTTACTTGGCTtctgctgtttatttatttgttgctttgggtagggtttttgttttattgcacaatttaaaaagtaaaatctaagcagattgttacttcaaataaggttcaattaattaattgagagctcagttgcaacaaaaaccagcaggaccggtttgggaaccactgtacTAGGGTCTGAGTGATTGACACTAATCTACATGTATACACACAGCCCATGTTAATCTTTCAGTTTTATTGTCTGTGTGCTTCCAACTaaatatgtaatgtatattgACAGAAATGGCCCTGCATTTCCAATCCACTTTCATGGAACTGTGGAAAAAAAGAAGATTAATGTCTGGTCACATGATTAAGAACTGTACAATTACTGATAATATTAATGTAGAAgactggcatcccatcctgggtgtattcctgacTTGCGCCCTATGCTTGCTGGGATTGGCTCTGGCATCCCCTGCGGCCCACATGGgtaagcggtttcgaagatggatggattcATGTAGAAATATTCTCTTTTTGGGCTTCATACATATGGATATACTGTAATTATTAAAATTGGGTCATATGACCTACAACTCTGAAAGTTTTGCTGTCAGTAGGTTTTTATTCTCTGATCAGAGACCACAAAACTAATAAAATGCCATCAGGAGGCTGTTCAGTTTTAGCTTACTCTGTTTTCATAGTAAACTTACTTTGTCAAATGGCTGAGTATTTGTGTTTACAATTATGCATTGAAAGCCATAATTTCAGGTTAtgaatttatttacaaaacagaAGTTGTTTGTAGACTTAATCGGGGAACTTCCTCAAAAACCGACAAGTTAGTTGTGGGGAAACCACGTAATTGATCTGACAAAGCTAAAATTTCTTCAGCAAGGTTGGCACACAGTTTAGTGCAAGAAAATGGACATCTTGTATGCCCAAGTGAATTTTTCCAATAAGAAGGGGAATGAGCGCAAGCCAGGTGACACAGCAGGTAAGATGATTTGATTAAATTTCTGAAACTGGCAGACCAGGATAGGTAAACTAAGTCTTTGGGATACTTCTAATATTGATTTCACTGAAGCCTTAATAACTTCTGCACTTCAATTCCAGTAGTGACTGTGGATTCTTGTTTCACAGTTTCTCAAGGTAATCCATCAGTTTCAATCTGTCTATGACTTTCAGGATGATAAGAGACTTTAACTTGTCTCTTCAATTGTAATGAGATCCAGTTCCTTTCATCTGCAAAAGTATGGTATACCAGTCAGGGcagaatttatatttttagttttctgtCCATAAAATCCTGTTTGAAACcttatttattaattcctaATATCAATCATATTAAAATGTTAGAGAGAAAATCAGAGAAAAGCTCATAACCTATGGTGTCTCATCTAaaccaatattattattattattattattattattattattattattattattattattatttcttaggaGACTCCCTTATCCAGGTAAGTTACAGTTGACACAATACACATTTGAAAgctttacaaaagtgcagtaatacaatcagaaCAAAATACCATAAATATACtgaacataaatataaattcaaCATTTTCTAAGATGTTACTGAGTCACAGTTCAGGAAATCCTGGGCTTTGTGGTGACACTTGGTCTGCAGATGTGAGGCCAGTTTGACGttctgccaaattctctaaaacaatgtttgaggcagcttatggtagagaaataaacattaaattgtctggcagcagctctggtggacattcctgcaatCAGCATGAcaatcacacactctctcaacaCTGGcaacatctgtggcattgtgttgtgtgacacaaCTGCACCTTTCAGAgcggccttttattgtccccagcacaaggtgcacctgtgaaTTGATCAAGCTGTTTAAACAGCTTCTTGATATgacacacctgtcaggtggatggatgatcttggcaaaggagaaatgctcactaacagggatgtaaacaaatctATGTACAACATTTTAGacaaataagctttttgtgcatATGGAGAATGTTTTATCCAAGGCGACTGATAATATGACCCCTTTATACAGCTTTGTTTAACTTATTTGTATTGCTAATTTATTTTAGAACATGAAGTTACCTACTCTGAAGTTCAGACTGCTGGACAGAATTCCTCACAGTCACCCATAGTACCAGGTAAGAGATGTTTGAAGCTAATTTCCCTTTGGGTGTAAAATATCATGTGCTTTAACACAATATTGCTTTTAATCGTatttttgtgaaatatttaCATGAATTAGTAAACTGACATTATTTGTCCCAACTTATACATCTCTTACAGACAATACTGCCCCTAAGACAGCTGAGGGTCAAGCTGCCTCCAGACCTTATCTGACAATATTGCTTGCAGTCCTGTGCTGCTTATTGGCAGCGATAATTATTGCACTTGCTGTATCGCGTAAGTATCTGTAAATGTGACTTTACACATAGTGCTTAGAAAGCACTTTGCAATAGCTCTGAAGTTCAAAATGAAGAACTAAAGGCTGGTATATTTAGAATTAATTCACAATGTTCCTTTTGAAAGAAACACAGATGTACAAATGTTTTGGTTGCAAACACGGTTGATCCAACACTTTAACAAAGAACATTTTTAGATTACATTGTAAATTTACATTGtaaaggaaaacacaaatgttGATATATTTAGGATATATTTTATCACCTTTGCGAATCTGTCTTATTAATttccattgttgtttttttgttgttgttctgattGAAGTTTTGTATATTGCAGTAGACTAGCGACTTCCTGTGGAATAGCATACACATTTATTgatcattaaatcaataaatattacACTTCTAGTCCTTAGCttctaaatgaaaaaaataaatagtgtgTTTTTCAACTAAGTTCACAGAAGCCACAAagactatggcaagccaaattatcatttagagatatctctaaatgcatttaaagatatcttcaaatatttaaagatatctataaattatttaaagatatcttcaaatcatttagagatatcttcaaatcatttagagatatctaaatgtacttttaaatgagatatctttaaatgatttgaagatatctttaaataatttatagatatctttaaatatttgccaTACAAAGACAAGACTAATGCGGAAGAGATTTCACAACTTAAGGAAAATGACAAAGTGCTATTGCAACAGAGTATTTCACTAATTCAAGATAAGAAACATTGCAATACTATGCAgcgatatatataaaaaatgcagcGCATTTTACGTGTTGCTCAGTGTAAATATTCATTCCAGGATCCATTTTTCTACTAATTGTTTTAGGATTAAGTCCTGGACAGAATCAAAACTTTTATACACCCAATAAACAAAGATAAAGTAATCTAAATTAACACtgtgttgtatttatattttgcatgtggtgggtgggtcaatgtttagaaaagttttatggaaactttaaccttttcattttcattccatATTGATATTTTAACAGCTAACAGAAGTGCAGAGGAATGCAGACAACACAGTGTGTCTTGCAACGCATCtctaaatgaagaaaaacaaaatgtgacgACATGCACTGAGAAACTACAACATGGTAAGCCCTGTGGCACCTGGGAGAAAACTAAATTTCTGCTGTATAAACTGCAGTTTAAATTCAATGTCcagaggaggggaaaaaaagtgaaGATGCAGTAATGTAAAGTGTTTATACAACACGTGTAAACAAATTATATCAccttttcagtttttctcttttcacaccACTCCATCTACCTCTCTAGATCAAactaatgaaatgaaatgtaattaattatgaCCCTGACTAGGTTATTAACATGGTTTCGTGTTTGAATTATTTACAAGCTTTTACAGAAGATCTGCAGATGCTTCACTAAATGCCCCAGcaggatttgtttttctaaagcCATGCTAGTTTTGAAGAAgtgtaaatatttctgcatGATTTCAAACAAGAGGTCACAGCTTTGTGAGCTGCTTAAACAATCAATTCTAATGTGATATTTAGTGTCATTAATGTTGCCACACATTGTGCAGATCTCCCAATCACTTGAATCTTCTGATATGCAAATGTATCAAAACGATTTATCAccaaatatttatacattaatacaatttaaatatactTCATGAGAATTAAACTGATGAAGAGACACCTCTCTGTCTCTGAAACTGCAGGAATTACTGGATATTTCTGTCAGAAGCCTTGGGTGCCATTTCATAACAGATGTTACTTCTTCTCAACTGATGAGATGAACTGGACCAGCAGTCGTGATAACTGTTCATCAATGCAAGGACACCTTGTCATCATAGAGACTGCAGAGGAGCAGGTACTACCTaatattttttccctctttttgtAGTAGATGACAAGAAGGCTCTGATCTTTCAAACACTATtactaaaattataataataataagtgtttTATTGATGATACTATTCACAATATTACATTGTCCAGTCATATGTTAGCTGGTCTCCATCTCAATTCAGATTCAAATCCCTTAGGACTTGGTCTTGATTCAGACTTGGTCTTGGACTAGGATAGTCCTGGTCTTGTTCTTGACTTGAGCTCAGATAAGGTGATCTCGACTCCCATGGGAAACCCAATACTCTTCCAGTATAAACATAGGTAACAGAGATTTTAGTCATTTTGTTTGTCTCTCCGCTGTGCCTGATGTTTTCATTGACTCGTATCATCATAGTGACTGTACTGAActtgtctttgttttaaatctgtcaAACTACTTGTTCTGAAGTTCACAATGctgttgatttattgattgatcataaataaaataacaaaataaatcgcCCAGACCGGGTCTTCTGTAGTGGGCAATATGAAGCAGCGGAGTGAGGTGAAGGCAGGGCCAGATATCCTACAGAAGAAGggcagagagaatgagagaggggTGAGGAGAGACCAGGGTTGGGCAAAGGTGGAGTGAGTTTGTGTATTTAGTGAGTTCTAGATAAGCAATTcatactttaaataaacatgtttattattttgtaatggtGTTAAGTCTAGTTTAGTTTCTCTCTTTGCATTTAGAAATTTATTGAACACCATGTATCTAGACCTAGTTGGATTGGACTCACGGATCTGAAGGAGAAAGGAGACTGGCGCTGGGTAGATGACACGGTATTAGGCAATCTGAGGTAAGAAGTACGATTATTTAGAATTCTAACTACGATTATTATGAATTCTGAATCTTTCTTGttgatttacaaaatgtaaatatttccatttaatCTAGATGCAATTCCAGTTTCAACAACGTCTACaataattaacaattaaaatgtattttttgcctGGCGTACTTCTCACATTCATGCATAAATCAATGTATAGACATTCATGTGATGAACTGGATGGTCCTGAGGTAAAATATTTATGTCTCTTCATCAGTACACAATGACGTGTTTGattcaaatattgtatttgtattttaaaaaactcTTATAAAACATATAACTTTTCAgttacatataaaaataaaatgacattatGATAAGAGTTTCACAGATAGTCTATACAGTTTGGGACAAGCTTCCCTGCCTGGTTGTTGAATCTGCGCCCTGGAATCAGATAACATTGACTGGGTGTTATTTAAAAATTACCGAGTCATTTGCTACCAAATATGCATGATGGGTTAATTGGCCACTTGCGTGTAAAAGTTGTGTTCTTATACTCTCATTACTATTTTAATGCATAGTATTATTACTTATCTTTTCAGCTACTGGAGTGAGAAACAGCCTGATAACTATAAGAAACCTGATACTTCTGAGGTGGAGCACTGTGCAGTGATGAGAGAAATCAATGGTTTAAATAACTGGAATGATGTATTATGTTCAAACAGGAGGACGAGGGTGTGTGAGAAGGAAGCTGAGAACCTGGAGACATAGTCTCATTAAAGGAGAATGAAACACCTGTACCCAGGGCCTTGGTGTAACTATTACAGCACTCATGGCTTCATtgctatttcatttttttatatatatctctttaatataaataaatattagatGTTGTACATAGTCTATACGCAGACAGCTTATTAGGATTGTAATGATCACCCGGTGAAGAAAAtgtcagtgctgtagtgctgtgtgcATCACACACCTGTGTGAGTGGCAGGGCACTGTGTAATCAATTAATTAGACCAGCATTGTGGGTGATTAAATGTGGTTCTCGACtgtctgaattgggtggtctgtagcCAGATGGTCTGTAACTGTAATAAGATTACTTGtcttaataatgaataattcGAGTAATATTAGTTACTTTCCCTATAAAATGAACAAGAGATTTCTCACTATACATTCATCTAAATGATGTGGTGTTGATTGGAAGACGTATTTAATTATGTGCACCATTTCTAAAACACAAAAGCGGTCCGCACAGAATTGCACTGTCTCTGCAGCAGCACTCGGACTGTTTGGTAATTAATAGCACAGCCTCCCGGTATTGAGAACAGAAACCCATGCCTTGTGCGCATGCGTGTTTGTGTACGTGCTGCTGTCGTCAGACGCACAGAGCTGAACTGTAAGGTGGGCGTTATGATGAAACGCAGGCTGTATTTGAAACCGCATACTACCGATACTACACATACTACATACCAACACTTAAACATTACTGAACTGTTGGTATGTAGAATGAATAGAATGGGTAGAATGTGGTTTCGAACCCCACTCCTTCTCCGGGCAAGCCACGCCCACAAACTATTCAAAACGCTGGCATTGGTCGTTGgagtaactgtcaatcattttgtatgcagccaatcacttttcaggacattcaagtcactttttttttttaacacagccAATCACTTGCAGAAGACACTTGTCAGTCTTTTCATGCggccaattaattaattaattaattatacccgtctctcctaaactgtgtgtatcctttcaacttgtattcattgggttagggttagggttagggttagggttagggttagggtttctgtatgccatgtttctgtcactcctaaaacatcatagtcacatgccagcactgtggcttctagacTTAACAtattgttccttatactcctggcattgagatacaaacatttcaggagcagtttccctttgttttcttttattagtagaacatctcccaatatcagagctccctgccaccctggtccctagtttaaaagattctcaattaatCTGCACATGCTCTCagaatgcattagcccccttctGTTTTGATGTAGActgtcctgtttttttgtttagctCCCATCTACCCCAGAGGAACTCCAGCCCCTCactgccacccccacccccacctttTGGAGTGTCCTCAGATGAGATAACCAGAGCTAGCTAGGGTTACCATAAGCAATTATCAGTGGATCAGTAACTTTAGCTAATGGGTTAAAAGGGGTTTCTTAATATACAGTGTTAAATATGCATTCCAGTGACTTTGggggttgtgtacccattctgtcCATTTaggcattttctttgtttttctatatTGACCCTATTTTTTTCACTAAtgccattccctcttgcactgaacaaatgCTCAGGGATGGAGaagttgtctattgtgttaatgACAATAAGGTATCACTGTATATTGTGTTAATGTCAAATTGTCACTAACAAATGGTAGCAATAAATGATATATTTTTACTGGATTTGTATGAATTGCCAAGtaatccttgtaatttgcttcaaacttatcttacaaactgagtttttaaaagccATTTTTACAAAAACATCTGTCCTGGGGAGCTTGCCCCTGGACTCCCCTAGCAGATGTTGCCCCCTCCATAATAATCATGGCCCTCTTATGCCCCCCCATTTCCAAAATCCTAGAATCGCCTCTCCattcaggtaacaaaaatgtccactataattatgccatggaaggaatagaactggaagaagtaacacatgagagaCCTAGTCTA
It contains:
- the LOC136768555 gene encoding C-type lectin domain family 4 member E-like, with product MDILYAQVNFSNKKGNERKPGDTAEHEVTYSEVQTAGQNSSQSPIVPDNTAPKTAEGQAASRPYLTILLAVLCCLLAAIIIALAVSPNRSAEECRQHSVSCNASLNEEKQNVTTCTEKLQHGITGYFCQKPWVPFHNRCYFFSTDEMNWTSSRDNCSSMQGHLVIIETAEEQKFIEHHVSRPSWIGLTDLKEKGDWRWVDDTVLGNLSYWSEKQPDNYKKPDTSEVEHCAVMREINGLNNWNDVLCSNRRTRVCEKEAENLET